The Synergistaceae bacterium genome has a segment encoding these proteins:
- a CDS encoding GIY-YIG nuclease family protein, translating to MQKPLLLNDLLRLNQSDLDRAKVKFNQYNGEIEPMEVYLR from the coding sequence ATGCAGAAACCATTGTTATTAAACGACTTACTACGCCTAAACCAATCGGATTTAGATAGAGCAAAGGTTAAATTCAATCAATATAATGGTGAGATAGAGCCTATGGAAGTCTATCTCCG